The following proteins are co-located in the Clostridiales bacterium genome:
- a CDS encoding diguanylate cyclase, with amino-acid sequence MNNVILSSLLFVSSTLLCILVFYGIRRREIQGVFYFSILMGVMIIHSVGYACELLSNSLTQMYLCIKIEYIGASFYPFLIVLFAREYTDERRFANKYLLNLLLVINTITLILVYTNAYHGFYYSSVGLDFSPGFPILALKKGFWYTVQVACLFFSILYSVIILSIKLKRSSGNYRRKVAFMLIGVMIPLITLMVYMSGYGPVYIDLTPFSYFIMSLFIIVGLLRYDILLLAPITHEMVFHSIEEAVLVVDQDDFLVNFNAASKVYFPSLEKIKIGQSVHLIEELGDYDFASKQRIYEARGRILSFHVISVRYNYIYVISDITESEKVKKQLETLASEDSLTGLYNRRHFMELLENSNGGGTFIIFDLDHFKTINDTYGHMEGDQVLIWFAGKLRECFQNQVACRYGGEEFAVYAENLDGQVAFHKTELLREALHADSSRAVKVTFSAGITNFEKENIPETLIKADQKLYEAKAGGRNQTRYE; translated from the coding sequence TTGAATAACGTTATATTAAGCAGCTTACTGTTTGTTTCGTCAACTTTGCTCTGTATTCTCGTCTTCTATGGAATCAGGAGAAGAGAGATACAGGGCGTTTTCTATTTTTCAATTCTCATGGGAGTAATGATCATCCACTCGGTGGGGTATGCCTGTGAACTATTAAGCAATTCCCTTACGCAAATGTATCTTTGTATTAAAATTGAATACATTGGTGCCTCTTTTTATCCTTTTCTCATTGTACTTTTTGCAAGAGAGTATACGGATGAAAGGCGGTTTGCAAACAAATATCTTTTGAACCTGCTGCTGGTAATCAATACCATAACGCTGATTCTTGTCTATACAAACGCCTATCATGGTTTCTATTATTCCTCAGTCGGTCTTGACTTCTCGCCCGGGTTTCCGATTTTAGCACTGAAAAAGGGGTTCTGGTATACTGTTCAGGTAGCCTGTTTGTTTTTTTCAATTCTGTACAGTGTGATCATCCTTAGTATTAAGTTGAAAAGATCCAGTGGTAATTACAGGAGAAAAGTTGCATTTATGCTCATCGGGGTCATGATCCCTTTGATTACTTTGATGGTGTACATGAGCGGATACGGTCCGGTTTACATTGATTTGACACCCTTTTCCTATTTTATTATGAGTCTGTTTATCATTGTCGGACTACTTCGCTACGATATCCTGCTCCTTGCACCAATCACCCATGAAATGGTATTCCATTCCATTGAAGAAGCAGTTTTGGTAGTGGATCAGGATGATTTTCTGGTAAATTTCAACGCCGCATCAAAAGTCTATTTTCCTTCCCTTGAAAAGATCAAAATAGGTCAATCGGTGCATTTGATCGAAGAGCTCGGGGACTATGACTTCGCTTCAAAACAGAGGATCTATGAAGCCCGCGGAAGAATCCTGAGCTTCCATGTGATTTCTGTAAGGTACAATTATATCTATGTCATTAGCGATATAACCGAATCAGAAAAGGTAAAAAAACAGCTTGAAACGTTAGCCAGCGAGGACAGCCTGACTGGCTTATACAATAGACGCCACTTTATGGAGCTTCTGGAAAATTCAAATGGCGGTGGCACCTTCATAATCTTTGATCTGGATCATTTTAAAACCATTAACGATACCTATGGTCATATGGAAGGAGATCAGGTATTGATCTGGTTTGCAGGCAAGCTGCGGGAATGCTTCCAAAATCAGGTTGCATGCCGCTATGGCGGGGAAGAATTTGCGGTATATGCAGAGAATCTGGACGGGCAGGTGGCATTCCACAAAACGGAGCTTTTAAGAGAAGCATTGCACGCTGATTCGTCACGGGCGGTCAAGGTCACATTTTCCGCTGGCATCACGAATTTTGAGAAAGAAAATATACCGGAAACTCTGATTAAAGCCGATCAGAAGCTTTATGAAGCAAAAGCTGGAGGCCGGAATCAAACCAGATACGAATGA
- a CDS encoding MFS transporter — MKEEGKRKMDNKKNASELVQYPAYRWLMLAAAILTMLCAMMITMSFAPLVEIIAKDLGVDLGTASFGFMGMNLFSTAVGVMLAGFLIDRIGLSRVMIGGLILMLAANTALPVIGHSYAAVVLIRILEALGCAPALIIIEPTVSFWFPNKEKGLALGLNGLSILGPVGTGMLGPRLVMSASSWQMGMLYFSVVLLVATIFIVIVNIGARHHLPPTMTKKEEHSNMTKQDFMKTVLRSPAFWLGLCVMAFSTWANQSFNNLSPAFLAVDPPVGAGYGAEAAGRFSAGTWIGMIGGSTSSVI, encoded by the coding sequence ATGAAAGAAGAAGGGAAGAGAAAAATGGACAATAAAAAGAATGCTTCTGAGTTGGTTCAGTACCCTGCTTACCGCTGGTTGATGCTTGCGGCTGCAATTTTGACAATGTTATGCGCAATGATGATCACAATGTCCTTTGCGCCTTTGGTTGAAATCATTGCCAAGGATCTTGGAGTCGATCTGGGAACCGCATCCTTTGGCTTCATGGGAATGAATTTATTTTCAACTGCAGTAGGTGTTATGCTCGCAGGGTTTTTAATTGACAGGATTGGTCTTTCAAGGGTTATGATCGGTGGGCTGATACTAATGCTTGCGGCTAATACTGCACTTCCTGTTATAGGCCATAGCTATGCTGCTGTCGTCCTAATCAGAATTCTGGAGGCGCTGGGCTGCGCTCCTGCCTTGATTATTATCGAACCAACGGTATCCTTCTGGTTTCCAAATAAGGAGAAAGGCCTGGCATTGGGCTTGAATGGACTATCCATACTCGGACCAGTGGGAACGGGCATGCTCGGACCGCGACTGGTGATGAGCGCAAGCTCCTGGCAAATGGGAATGCTTTACTTCTCAGTGGTATTGCTGGTGGCAACAATCTTTATTGTAATTGTAAATATAGGTGCCAGACATCATCTCCCTCCTACCATGACAAAGAAGGAAGAGCACAGCAATATGACGAAACAGGATTTTATGAAGACAGTTCTGCGCAGTCCTGCATTTTGGCTGGGTCTTTGCGTCATGGCGTTCAGTACCTGGGCAAACCAATCCTTTAACAATCTAAGTCCAGCTTTTCTCGCAGTAGATCCTCCTGTTGGAGCTGGCTATGGGGCAGAGGCAGCGGGAAGGTTTTCGGCAGGCACATGGATTGGTATGATTGGAGGCTCTACTTCATCGGTCATTTAA
- a CDS encoding uracil-DNA glycosylase, producing MHQQILQCRLCAETFGFQPHPVVQGSHNAKIMQISQAPSKSVHETGKPFNDASGRRLRGEWYGITDEVFYDPNLFYIVSMAHCYPGKSPGGGDRRPPRVCSELWLSKELELVNNEIYIIIGSYASEFFFPGEKITHLAFEDREINGKPVYVLPHPSPLNMKWFMDYPEFTEQRIPIIKREVHRVLGIEMV from the coding sequence TTGCATCAACAGATTTTACAGTGTCGGCTCTGTGCGGAAACCTTCGGATTTCAGCCTCATCCTGTTGTGCAGGGCAGCCATAACGCTAAAATCATGCAGATCAGTCAGGCACCATCCAAAAGCGTACATGAGACAGGTAAGCCTTTCAATGATGCCAGCGGAAGAAGACTTCGGGGGGAATGGTACGGTATCACGGATGAGGTCTTCTATGATCCCAACCTGTTTTATATTGTGTCAATGGCACACTGCTATCCGGGGAAGTCCCCCGGCGGAGGCGATCGACGCCCTCCCAGAGTTTGTTCAGAACTATGGCTTTCTAAAGAACTTGAGTTGGTCAATAACGAAATCTATATCATTATTGGCAGCTATGCTTCGGAATTCTTCTTTCCGGGGGAGAAAATTACACATTTGGCCTTCGAAGATCGGGAAATCAACGGCAAACCTGTCTATGTTCTCCCCCACCCGTCACCGCTGAATATGAAGTGGTTTATGGACTATCCCGAGTTTACGGAGCAACGGATTCCGATCATAAAGCGTGAAGTTCACCGGGTGCTGGGGATTGAAATGGTTTAA
- a CDS encoding PadR family transcriptional regulator, translating to MSYTSGPMTEAMFYVLLALVNPNHGYQLMNAISLVSNGRIQMGPGTLYGVLARLQKDGLITIVEDDGRRKIYEMNDVGRAALREEYQRLLSMVQDGISLRGEMDNENVK from the coding sequence ATGTCGTACACAAGCGGCCCCATGACAGAGGCCATGTTTTATGTGCTGCTTGCACTGGTTAACCCGAACCATGGGTACCAATTAATGAATGCAATCTCCCTAGTCTCAAATGGACGGATTCAGATGGGTCCCGGGACTTTATACGGGGTTCTTGCAAGGCTGCAAAAGGATGGACTCATCACCATTGTCGAGGATGATGGGCGCAGGAAGATTTATGAAATGAATGACGTTGGCAGGGCTGCACTGAGGGAAGAATATCAACGGCTTCTTTCTATGGTGCAGGACGGTATTTCACTTAGGGGGGAGATGGACAATGAGAATGTCAAGTAG
- a CDS encoding DUF2812 domain-containing protein: MSSRNGKSGRAPRTVRRFMQDDIWNIGRNESWFSGMAEKGFHLRRIGRIFAFFEKGEPTKTNYRIDVMNTAPETEQLELYEKFGWKLVCNIKELYIFSSPENAACPELHTDPAEQSFTLETVDRKLKYQVIWISFLMMIFLGMMAALFFLNQTPTLSLMEVTGLQIPILLFVELYVSYSVIRNYVSLRRLKRTLSQGKPMNHKERWRLPRLINGTISVFFILCAFLTIILPIADIFQRETYTLTDKPDNLAVIRLAAIEKNPRLDRQTGPFNEGGDFLNSVNKGWSPLAPVQYEINENGIIEDLAWDDNSGPYSPAIHTRYYRLLLSGMADNLTRDIEKKFVDSYDPEMIVCEEKVEGFDRLIVAVSGIRKQVFAARGKEVMYVDYFGNAQAQDLIRLLPQAFQFPAEI; encoded by the coding sequence ATGTCAAGTAGAAATGGCAAGTCTGGCCGGGCTCCCAGAACGGTAAGACGATTTATGCAGGATGATATTTGGAACATCGGAAGGAATGAATCCTGGTTTTCCGGTATGGCGGAGAAGGGGTTCCACCTGCGTCGTATTGGCAGGATCTTTGCATTTTTTGAAAAAGGAGAGCCGACGAAAACGAACTATCGAATCGATGTAATGAATACTGCACCGGAGACAGAACAGCTGGAGCTTTACGAGAAATTCGGCTGGAAGCTGGTATGCAATATCAAAGAACTATACATATTCTCATCCCCGGAGAACGCAGCATGCCCAGAGCTTCATACTGACCCCGCAGAACAGAGTTTTACACTGGAAACTGTGGATCGGAAACTCAAATATCAAGTGATCTGGATCTCGTTTCTTATGATGATTTTTCTTGGCATGATGGCTGCTTTGTTTTTTCTGAATCAAACGCCTACCCTTTCCTTGATGGAAGTAACAGGGCTCCAGATACCGATTCTTTTGTTTGTGGAACTCTATGTTTCCTATAGCGTAATCAGAAATTATGTCTCTCTCAGGAGGCTGAAAAGGACGCTTTCTCAAGGAAAGCCGATGAATCATAAGGAACGCTGGAGACTCCCTCGTCTGATCAATGGAACGATCAGCGTATTCTTTATTCTGTGTGCATTTCTTACAATTATTTTGCCCATTGCGGACATCTTTCAAAGAGAAACTTACACATTGACCGATAAACCTGACAACCTTGCAGTGATCCGTCTTGCAGCAATTGAAAAAAATCCTCGCTTAGATAGACAAACAGGGCCCTTCAACGAGGGGGGAGACTTTTTAAATAGTGTCAATAAGGGCTGGTCACCCTTGGCCCCTGTTCAATACGAGATCAATGAGAATGGGATTATCGAAGATCTAGCGTGGGATGACAACAGCGGACCTTATTCTCCTGCAATCCATACACGGTACTATCGATTGCTCTTGTCTGGTATGGCAGATAACTTGACCAGAGATATTGAGAAAAAGTTTGTCGATTCCTATGATCCTGAAATGATTGTTTGTGAAGAGAAAGTGGAAGGGTTCGATCGATTGATCGTTGCAGTATCGGGAATTAGAAAACAAGTTTTTGCAGCAAGGGGGAAAGAAGTAATGTACGTGGATTATTTCGGAAATGCGCAGGCACAAGATCTCATTCGTTTGTTGCCGCAGGCTTTTCAATTTCCAGCAGAGATTTGA